One genomic window of Nakamurella panacisegetis includes the following:
- a CDS encoding helix-turn-helix domain-containing protein produces MARTAGPRLPETFARKLSALFASTVRTATGDPWTNTTLAEAVTEIGVPVVQSYISQLRHGKRTNPSADLVGAIASAFGVPVGYFYDGEEATQRQIDEQRTVNALRAAGVENVAWRASGISAQGLEQLAKLADYIRAMEGLPPAE; encoded by the coding sequence ATGGCGCGGACTGCCGGCCCACGCCTACCTGAGACCTTCGCTCGCAAGCTGAGCGCGCTGTTCGCGTCGACCGTCCGCACAGCCACGGGTGACCCCTGGACCAACACCACGCTGGCCGAGGCCGTCACCGAAATCGGCGTGCCGGTGGTGCAGAGCTACATCAGTCAGCTGCGCCACGGCAAGCGAACAAACCCCTCGGCCGACCTGGTCGGGGCGATCGCGTCCGCTTTCGGCGTTCCCGTCGGCTACTTCTACGACGGCGAGGAAGCAACCCAGCGACAGATCGACGAGCAGCGCACGGTCAACGCGCTGCGCGCAGCCGGCGTCGAGAACGTCGCCTGGAGAGCGTCCGGTATATCGGCCCAAGGACTGGAGCAACTTGCGAAACTGGCCGACTACATCCGGGCCATGGAGGGGCTTCCACCCGCCGAGTAA
- a CDS encoding DUF309 domain-containing protein, giving the protein MTTSGAGARDRDQAGTARNARPRDKLGRPLPYGTAGVARQPEGVRRTPVETLLEAQRLLDDGYPFHAHEVFEDAWKLSDGPEREWWKALAQFAVGVTHLARGNTRGAVALLQRSSRALEALPGIPPFGIDAAAVRAWSTSVVDALSDGSTAPAGLPAAPRVTAAAPVRPTSEPAGDPVCWLELVCAGCGQFLGERDAAPCPRCGLA; this is encoded by the coding sequence GTGACGACCTCAGGCGCCGGTGCGCGCGATCGTGATCAGGCCGGAACGGCCCGCAATGCCCGGCCACGCGACAAGTTGGGTCGGCCACTCCCCTACGGAACGGCCGGAGTGGCACGGCAGCCCGAGGGGGTCCGCCGCACACCCGTCGAAACGCTGCTCGAGGCGCAGCGACTTCTCGATGACGGGTATCCGTTCCACGCGCACGAGGTATTTGAGGACGCGTGGAAGCTGTCCGACGGGCCCGAGCGCGAATGGTGGAAGGCGCTGGCCCAGTTCGCTGTCGGCGTCACGCATCTGGCCCGCGGCAACACCCGCGGCGCCGTTGCCCTCCTGCAGCGCAGCAGCCGTGCGCTGGAGGCGCTGCCGGGGATCCCGCCGTTCGGAATCGACGCGGCCGCTGTGCGGGCATGGTCGACCAGCGTGGTCGACGCCCTGTCGGATGGCTCGACCGCGCCCGCTGGTCTCCCCGCAGCGCCGCGCGTGACGGCGGCGGCCCCCGTCCGGCCCACCTCGGAGCCGGCCGGCGATCCGGTGTGCTGGCTCGAACTGGTCTGTGCCGGATGCGGGCAGTTCCTCGGGGAGCGGGATGCAGCCCCCTGCCCACGCTGCGGGCTGGCATAG
- a CDS encoding cupin domain-containing protein, translating to MTPAPTGPINTLTAFDSIRDHWQPRRLTSVNDYDVKIAKVQGEFVWHTHPDTDELFLVVAGELTIQLRDRDVVLGPNDVFVVPRGVEHCPKADAETSIVMFEPKGTINTGDTRNERTVSVRELH from the coding sequence ATGACTCCCGCGCCGACCGGCCCGATCAACACCCTGACCGCATTCGACTCGATCCGCGACCACTGGCAGCCGCGACGGCTGACCAGTGTCAACGACTACGACGTGAAGATCGCCAAGGTGCAGGGCGAGTTCGTCTGGCACACCCACCCCGATACGGACGAGCTGTTTCTGGTCGTCGCCGGCGAGCTCACCATCCAGCTGCGCGATCGCGACGTGGTGCTCGGGCCCAACGACGTGTTCGTCGTCCCTCGTGGCGTTGAACACTGCCCGAAGGCCGACGCCGAGACCTCGATCGTGATGTTCGAACCGAAGGGCACCATCAACACCGGCGACACCAGGAACGAGCGCACCGTATCCGTGCGTGAACTGCACTGA
- a CDS encoding peptidoglycan-binding domain-containing protein, with translation MAAPAGIADAPLPVLRQGSNSSTRKVTVRSLQYLLNAHGAGLAVDGIFGWRTAGAVKTFQRSRHLTVDGIVGQRTWHALFVTVRQGSTGPAVRAVQDQFDDRYLRAGGAASLAIDGIFGPRTLRAVLYYQNRAADYNPFQVDGIVGPQTWAALIHGYLPRD, from the coding sequence TTGGCAGCCCCGGCCGGGATCGCAGACGCGCCGCTACCGGTCCTGCGCCAGGGCAGCAACAGTTCAACCCGGAAGGTGACGGTCCGATCTCTGCAGTATCTGCTCAACGCGCATGGAGCCGGTCTGGCGGTGGACGGCATCTTCGGGTGGAGGACCGCGGGCGCGGTGAAGACATTCCAACGCAGTCGACATCTCACGGTCGACGGCATCGTTGGGCAGCGGACGTGGCACGCCCTATTCGTCACCGTGCGGCAAGGGAGTACGGGACCAGCCGTGCGGGCCGTGCAGGATCAATTCGACGACCGCTATCTGCGGGCAGGGGGAGCTGCTTCTCTGGCTATTGACGGCATATTCGGCCCGCGGACGCTTCGAGCTGTGCTCTATTATCAGAACCGCGCCGCAGACTATAATCCGTTTCAGGTTGACGGGATCGTCGGCCCCCAGACATGGGCGGCGCTGATTCACGGTTACCTTCCCAGGGACTGA
- a CDS encoding ROK family transcriptional regulator, with the protein MVQPTSGAIRAANRVRVVDVLRHAGSATRAELAEQTGLSRATISSLVGDLAQRGLVSERRSRSEHRQGRPTATVALNRSAGVAIAVDVGVRHVAVAVGDLSRTVLTERWTTLPRGHGAAKGIEIVVRSIEETLSQAAVEPEQLIGAAISIAAPVATDSERLLVPGVLPGWNGSELAGRVAQQWNIPVVMENDANLGALAEAVSRGHSDDGDLLYVKVASRVGLGVAFGSQVHRGRDGYAGELGHVTAEPDGERCWCGRRGCLELYAGGDGMLRRLGRTTLGVNSIAHLVEQARAGHQEVLRVISDGAKAMGRALANVALVINPTTIVLGGELAALGALLADPIRAELTTIPFGRPIKVCVSELGGRASLVGALAVVLTESSRFVDRSQTLSSNRSGTSQVRL; encoded by the coding sequence ATGGTTCAGCCGACGAGCGGTGCGATCCGTGCGGCGAATCGGGTACGGGTCGTCGACGTGCTGCGGCATGCCGGATCGGCCACCCGTGCCGAACTGGCGGAACAGACGGGGTTGTCGCGCGCCACCATTTCCAGCCTGGTCGGCGATCTCGCCCAACGAGGCCTGGTGTCGGAACGCCGCAGCCGGTCCGAACACCGTCAAGGCCGTCCGACCGCCACCGTCGCCCTGAACCGATCGGCCGGGGTGGCCATCGCGGTCGACGTCGGGGTTCGTCATGTGGCGGTCGCCGTCGGTGACTTGTCGCGAACCGTGCTGACCGAGCGGTGGACCACTCTGCCTCGCGGCCACGGGGCCGCCAAGGGCATCGAGATCGTCGTTCGCAGCATCGAGGAGACCCTGAGCCAGGCCGCGGTCGAACCCGAGCAGCTGATCGGTGCCGCAATCAGCATCGCCGCACCCGTGGCGACCGACAGCGAACGGCTCCTGGTACCCGGGGTGCTGCCCGGCTGGAACGGATCCGAACTGGCCGGACGTGTTGCGCAGCAATGGAACATCCCCGTGGTGATGGAGAACGACGCCAACCTCGGAGCGCTGGCCGAAGCGGTCTCCCGGGGACACTCGGACGACGGCGATCTGCTCTACGTCAAGGTTGCGAGCCGCGTCGGACTCGGCGTTGCCTTCGGTTCCCAGGTGCATCGCGGACGGGACGGCTATGCCGGGGAACTCGGTCACGTGACGGCCGAACCCGACGGCGAACGGTGCTGGTGTGGCCGGCGGGGCTGCCTGGAGCTGTACGCCGGCGGCGACGGGATGCTGCGCCGACTCGGCCGCACCACCCTCGGTGTCAATTCGATCGCCCACCTGGTCGAGCAGGCGCGGGCGGGCCACCAGGAGGTGCTGCGCGTCATCTCCGATGGGGCCAAGGCGATGGGCCGAGCTCTGGCCAACGTCGCTCTGGTGATCAACCCGACGACCATCGTGCTGGGCGGCGAACTGGCCGCGCTCGGCGCGCTGCTGGCCGACCCGATCCGTGCCGAACTGACCACCATCCCATTCGGTCGTCCGATCAAGGTCTGCGTCTCCGAACTGGGTGGCCGAGCCTCCCTGGTCGGCGCGCTGGCCGTGGTCCTGACCGAGTCATCCCGGTTCGTCGACCGCTCTCAGACGTTGTCCAGCAACCGATCCGGAACGTCGCAGGTGCGTCTGTGA
- a CDS encoding NADPH-dependent F420 reductase: MQIGIIGAGHIGGTLTRRLTALGHDVRVANSRDPLTLAELAEETGATAVWASEAAIGADLVIISIPQKNVPDLADTVVHGAKEGAPVIETNNYYPKQRDGRIEKIEAGTPESVWVSEFLAWPKELVFKVFNGIWWKHLLESGKPAGSDGRIALPIAGADGPAKAAVFDLIDSLGFDPVDGGPLEESWRQQPGQPVYGKDYPIAAALTALAEARPERPVEFRA; this comes from the coding sequence ATGCAGATCGGAATCATCGGGGCCGGCCATATCGGCGGGACGTTGACCAGGCGGCTGACCGCCCTGGGACATGACGTGCGGGTGGCCAATTCACGCGATCCGCTCACGCTGGCCGAGCTGGCGGAAGAGACCGGCGCGACCGCGGTGTGGGCGTCGGAGGCGGCCATCGGTGCGGACCTGGTCATCATCAGCATTCCGCAGAAGAACGTCCCCGACCTGGCGGACACCGTCGTGCACGGCGCGAAGGAAGGTGCGCCGGTGATCGAGACGAACAACTACTACCCGAAGCAGCGTGACGGCCGGATCGAGAAGATCGAGGCCGGCACCCCGGAGAGCGTGTGGGTCTCGGAGTTCCTGGCGTGGCCGAAAGAGCTGGTGTTCAAGGTGTTCAACGGGATCTGGTGGAAGCACCTGCTGGAGAGCGGCAAGCCCGCGGGTTCCGACGGCCGTATCGCGCTGCCGATCGCGGGCGCCGACGGGCCGGCCAAGGCAGCAGTGTTCGACCTGATCGACAGCCTCGGCTTCGATCCGGTCGACGGCGGGCCCCTGGAAGAGTCGTGGCGCCAGCAGCCGGGCCAACCGGTGTACGGCAAGGACTACCCGATCGCGGCGGCCTTGACCGCGTTGGCCGAAGCGCGCCCGGAACGTCCGGTGGAGTTCCGGGCCTGA
- a CDS encoding Ig-like domain-containing protein gives MATTISYKTHNNPPKVAPTTVTTHAGKAIRIAVKATDADGDALTYSYSRPAHGTVSGSGANIVYTPTGKFVGTDSFRVTVTDTSRATATAAITVKVVNRAPTASAITKKTKVATPVSITLKGADADRDPLTYTHTKPAHGTVTGSGASLRYAPSRTFSGVDHFNYTVSDPFGGKVTRTVRIDVSKVTPAVAVTISPHTITTKTPAVITVRARVPNGVSAGTAIVTVKVGRKTLARGHLTAGTVKLALPRLGKGRYSLAVSVAPSRVTLAVTKKVIITVT, from the coding sequence GTGGCGACCACCATCAGCTACAAGACGCACAACAACCCGCCGAAGGTGGCCCCGACGACCGTCACCACCCATGCGGGCAAGGCAATTCGCATTGCCGTCAAGGCCACCGATGCCGACGGCGACGCTCTGACGTACTCCTACAGCCGTCCCGCTCACGGAACCGTGTCCGGCTCGGGGGCCAACATCGTCTACACCCCGACGGGCAAGTTCGTCGGGACGGACAGCTTCCGCGTGACGGTCACCGACACGTCGAGGGCGACCGCCACCGCAGCCATCACGGTCAAGGTCGTCAACAGGGCGCCCACGGCCTCCGCCATCACCAAGAAGACAAAGGTGGCCACGCCCGTCTCGATCACCCTCAAGGGCGCCGACGCCGACCGCGATCCGTTGACCTACACGCACACCAAGCCGGCCCACGGCACGGTCACGGGCAGCGGCGCCAGCCTGCGGTACGCCCCATCACGCACTTTCTCCGGGGTTGACCACTTCAACTACACGGTCTCCGATCCGTTCGGCGGAAAGGTCACCCGGACCGTCAGGATCGACGTCTCGAAAGTGACCCCGGCGGTGGCCGTGACCATCTCGCCGCACACGATCACCACCAAGACACCGGCGGTGATCACCGTCCGGGCGCGTGTGCCCAACGGGGTGTCGGCCGGCACGGCGATCGTCACGGTCAAGGTGGGCCGCAAGACCCTCGCGCGCGGGCACCTCACGGCGGGTACGGTGAAACTGGCCCTGCCGCGTCTGGGCAAGGGCAGGTACTCACTGGCGGTGAGCGTTGCCCCGTCCAGGGTCACCCTCGCGGTGACGAAGAAGGTGATCATCACCGTCACCTGA
- a CDS encoding dihydrofolate reductase family protein, with the protein MSKVIADISMSLDGYVTAPGVDQEHGLGIGGEAIHAWVLEEPRSPVDEAVLAHSFESTGAVVMGRRLYDIVDGPNGWNDDVGYGHDQNQSAAPPCFVLTHQPPAQVRLASRFRFVTEGVAAAIDQARSTAGEKDVVVMGGADVIDQSLGAGLVDELRIHLSPLLLGGGTRLFDLVGPTRLIQREVIGSPRATHLTYEVVRD; encoded by the coding sequence ATGAGCAAGGTTATCGCCGACATCTCAATGTCGCTGGACGGATACGTCACTGCGCCCGGGGTGGACCAGGAACACGGCCTCGGCATCGGCGGCGAGGCGATCCATGCGTGGGTGCTCGAGGAGCCCCGCTCTCCCGTCGACGAAGCGGTGCTGGCGCACAGCTTCGAGAGCACCGGCGCCGTGGTGATGGGGCGGCGGCTGTACGACATCGTGGACGGCCCGAACGGCTGGAACGACGACGTCGGGTACGGACACGACCAGAACCAATCGGCCGCACCGCCGTGCTTCGTCCTCACCCACCAGCCGCCCGCCCAGGTCCGGCTCGCGTCCAGGTTCCGGTTCGTGACCGAGGGAGTAGCGGCTGCCATCGACCAAGCCCGGTCGACGGCGGGTGAGAAGGACGTGGTCGTCATGGGCGGCGCGGACGTCATCGACCAGAGCCTGGGCGCGGGGTTGGTGGACGAACTCCGCATCCACCTGTCACCGCTGCTGCTCGGCGGCGGAACGCGGCTGTTCGATCTCGTCGGCCCGACCAGGCTGATCCAGCGGGAGGTCATCGGGTCCCCGCGGGCGACACACCTCACCTACGAGGTCGTCAGGGACTAG
- a CDS encoding helix-turn-helix transcriptional regulator, producing MTSFIGRSTEIETAAGLLARHRLVTLTGPGGAGKTRLAGEVAADQPDQYLDGVWWVDLATVSESTAVAATIADAVGAPAVGGRLSTLCAHLTTWRSLLCLDNAEHLLDGVASTVEAVLRGCPQIAVLVTSREPLGVPGEAVLGVPPLSDDDALSLFVDRARLMQPSFTLDESNEAAIRSIAAHLDGIPLALELAAAWVRTLPPQQVEAALDDRFSLLVRGPRGAQRRQRTLAGSIDWSHALLDEIDRVVFRRLAVFAGTFGLAAARALCAGGTVTAAEVLPALGRLVDKSLVVAEERGGESRYRLLETIRAYAAARLVEAEDHAALRERHLAWYLRFVEAAEADREVDADRWRRVLHIEYDNLRSALEWGVTADEPRAGRELAASLAWLWHLDRRGREGIDFLHRAIDRAPNERSRLQARLMTGLALVADTAGPLDVEYDAAARAVELAAEIGDEGLRALGLNLLAVGCFYTDLDEAWRLCEQAHVAARAGRNTFVLGGARALQAIILHLRDRHAEAEAIIDATVQQCLQHHRGVLSTVLTYQAEGALAGGDPARGLDLAAQALLVAEPLADHLRVGLARSVLAQIKALTGDLVGAAELIDPVLRLVEGVEDEVFVPGLHYAVAMLSMRRGDPQAAIAWLQRAAASTDRGVATWLAGRALPRLGAALAAAGRRDDAVAVLGRAIDVARRLQLPGPLAEAYAVQAELAAAEPDGLTRAVELHHAALTIRVDHDLQAAQPDSLEALARIGAAIRPTPDDVRVLYAAGSARAKSGLPCGTDQQRAYDSTAADLRRALGEPAFARAAAEGARLTLDQGVEYARRARGRRGRPNTGWSSLTPTELQVVRLITEGLTNPQIAARLFMSRGTVKTHLSHIFTKLGTANRTELAAAAIDRRVPTTRRSPAG from the coding sequence TTGACGTCGTTCATCGGACGCAGCACGGAGATCGAAACGGCGGCTGGACTGCTGGCGCGCCACCGGCTCGTGACCCTGACCGGGCCGGGCGGCGCGGGCAAGACAAGGTTGGCCGGGGAGGTTGCCGCGGATCAGCCCGATCAGTATCTCGACGGCGTCTGGTGGGTTGACCTCGCCACAGTGAGTGAGAGCACGGCGGTGGCCGCTACCATCGCCGACGCCGTCGGCGCCCCGGCCGTCGGCGGGCGCCTGTCCACGCTGTGTGCGCACCTGACCACTTGGCGGTCACTTTTGTGCCTCGACAACGCCGAACACCTGCTCGACGGTGTCGCGAGCACGGTGGAGGCCGTGCTGCGCGGCTGCCCGCAGATCGCCGTCCTGGTCACCAGCCGCGAACCGCTCGGTGTGCCGGGCGAGGCGGTCCTGGGGGTTCCACCGTTGTCGGACGACGATGCGCTGTCGCTGTTCGTGGATCGAGCGCGACTGATGCAGCCGTCGTTCACCCTCGACGAGTCCAACGAGGCGGCGATCCGGTCGATTGCGGCGCACCTGGACGGGATACCGCTGGCGCTGGAACTGGCCGCGGCGTGGGTGCGGACTCTCCCGCCTCAGCAGGTGGAGGCGGCCCTGGACGACCGGTTCTCGCTGCTCGTTCGGGGCCCTCGTGGCGCGCAGCGGCGGCAACGCACGCTCGCCGGATCCATCGACTGGAGTCACGCGCTGCTGGACGAGATCGACCGCGTCGTGTTTCGCCGGCTCGCGGTGTTCGCCGGTACGTTCGGGCTTGCCGCGGCGCGTGCACTCTGCGCCGGTGGGACAGTGACCGCCGCCGAGGTCCTGCCGGCGCTTGGCCGGCTGGTGGACAAGTCGCTGGTGGTGGCCGAGGAGCGGGGCGGCGAGTCGCGCTACCGGCTGCTGGAGACGATCCGCGCGTACGCTGCGGCTCGCCTGGTCGAGGCGGAGGACCACGCCGCGCTGCGCGAGCGGCACCTCGCCTGGTACCTGCGGTTCGTCGAAGCGGCAGAAGCGGATCGGGAGGTGGATGCCGACCGGTGGCGGCGGGTACTGCACATCGAGTACGACAACCTGCGGTCGGCGCTGGAGTGGGGTGTCACGGCGGACGAGCCCCGCGCCGGCCGGGAGTTGGCGGCGTCACTGGCATGGCTCTGGCACCTCGATCGCCGCGGCCGGGAGGGAATCGACTTCCTGCACCGGGCGATCGACCGCGCACCGAACGAGCGCTCCCGGCTTCAGGCGCGCCTCATGACCGGTCTTGCCCTCGTCGCCGACACCGCCGGCCCGCTCGACGTCGAGTACGACGCGGCCGCGCGAGCGGTCGAACTGGCCGCCGAGATCGGCGATGAAGGGCTGCGCGCGCTGGGCCTGAACCTGTTGGCCGTCGGCTGCTTCTACACCGACCTCGACGAGGCGTGGCGCCTGTGCGAGCAGGCCCACGTCGCGGCCCGGGCGGGCCGAAACACCTTCGTGCTCGGTGGCGCACGAGCGCTGCAGGCCATCATCCTTCACCTGCGCGATCGGCACGCCGAGGCCGAAGCGATCATCGATGCGACCGTCCAGCAGTGTCTGCAACACCACCGAGGCGTCCTGTCCACCGTGCTGACCTACCAGGCCGAGGGAGCCCTGGCCGGCGGCGATCCGGCCCGTGGGCTGGACCTCGCCGCGCAGGCGCTGCTGGTCGCCGAGCCCCTGGCCGACCACCTGCGCGTCGGTCTGGCCCGCTCTGTGCTCGCGCAAATCAAGGCGCTGACGGGCGACCTCGTCGGCGCGGCCGAGTTGATCGACCCTGTGCTGCGCCTGGTCGAAGGCGTCGAAGACGAGGTATTCGTACCCGGCCTCCACTACGCCGTCGCGATGCTGTCGATGCGCAGAGGTGACCCCCAGGCCGCCATTGCGTGGCTGCAGCGGGCCGCCGCCTCCACCGACCGGGGCGTCGCGACCTGGCTCGCCGGTAGGGCGCTGCCCCGCCTCGGTGCGGCACTCGCCGCCGCCGGCCGGCGCGACGACGCGGTGGCGGTGCTCGGTCGGGCGATTGATGTCGCTCGACGTCTGCAGCTTCCCGGTCCCCTGGCTGAGGCGTACGCCGTACAGGCCGAGCTCGCCGCCGCCGAACCCGACGGACTCACCCGCGCCGTCGAACTCCACCACGCGGCGTTGACCATTCGCGTCGACCACGACCTGCAAGCCGCCCAACCCGACAGCCTTGAAGCACTTGCCCGCATTGGTGCGGCCATCCGCCCAACGCCCGATGACGTGCGTGTTCTGTATGCGGCCGGGTCGGCGCGCGCCAAGTCCGGTTTGCCCTGCGGAACCGACCAGCAGCGGGCCTACGACAGTACGGCCGCCGATCTCCGGCGAGCGCTGGGTGAGCCAGCATTCGCCCGCGCGGCTGCCGAGGGTGCCAGGCTCACTCTCGACCAGGGAGTCGAATACGCCCGCCGCGCCCGCGGCCGCCGCGGCAGACCCAACACCGGCTGGTCGAGCCTCACCCCGACCGAGCTCCAAGTTGTCCGCCTCATCACCGAAGGCCTCACCAACCCGCAGATCGCTGCCCGCCTATTCATGAGCCGCGGCACGGTCAAGACGCACCTCTCGCACATCTTCACCAAGCTCGGTACCGCCAACCGCACCGAACTCGCCGCCGCCGCAATCGACCGGAGAGTGCCAACCACCCGGCGCTCGCCTGCGGGATAA